A genome region from Maridesulfovibrio salexigens DSM 2638 includes the following:
- the lysS gene encoding lysine--tRNA ligase — translation MLEALQAQNELNQVLKNRVEKACGLLDEGVPLYPNDFSKDTEVSDIWGNYDNLGGEELEALGKKFKLAGRVITHRSFGKVAFFHLQDPTGRIQVYAARDDLGADLYKIFKKFDIGDIVGVEGTLFRTKTDELTVKADKVDLITKSMRPLPEKYHGLKDVETRYRQRYVDLIVTPRAREIFQKRTLIVRAIRNYLDSKGFMEVETPMMHPIAGGAAARPFTTHHNALDMQLYMRIAPELYLKRLLVGGFEKVYEINRNFRNEGISVRHNPEFTMLEFYWAYANFENLMDLTEEMISSVCKEVNGDTVIDYQDERIDLTPGAWHRMAFHESLEKVGGVSPEVYNDYDKCKELVKKLGEKAVEGEKLGKLQAKLFDALVEPKLIQPHFIYHYPTDISPLSRRNEENPDITDRFELFIYGRELANAFSELNDPVDQRCRFMEQVAEKDAGDDEAHNMDEDYVRALEYGMPPAAGQGIGIDRLVMLLTDSASIREVILFPLLRTEGASGNGGS, via the coding sequence ATGCTTGAGGCTCTGCAAGCTCAGAACGAACTCAATCAGGTTCTGAAGAATCGTGTGGAAAAAGCCTGTGGCCTTCTCGACGAAGGTGTACCGCTTTATCCCAACGACTTCAGTAAAGATACAGAAGTCTCAGATATCTGGGGCAATTATGACAATCTCGGAGGAGAAGAGCTGGAGGCTCTGGGCAAGAAGTTTAAACTTGCCGGCAGGGTTATCACTCATAGATCTTTCGGTAAGGTCGCATTCTTTCATCTTCAGGATCCTACCGGCAGGATTCAGGTATACGCAGCTAGAGATGATCTCGGCGCAGACCTGTACAAAATTTTTAAGAAATTCGATATCGGCGATATTGTCGGCGTTGAAGGAACACTCTTCAGAACCAAAACTGATGAGCTGACCGTCAAGGCAGATAAGGTAGATCTGATTACCAAATCCATGCGCCCGCTTCCTGAAAAGTACCACGGACTCAAGGATGTGGAGACCAGATACCGCCAGCGTTACGTCGACCTCATCGTAACCCCTCGCGCACGCGAAATTTTCCAGAAGCGTACCCTTATTGTTAGGGCTATTCGTAATTATCTGGATTCCAAGGGCTTTATGGAAGTTGAAACTCCCATGATGCACCCCATTGCAGGTGGTGCGGCAGCCCGTCCTTTCACCACCCACCACAATGCACTTGATATGCAGCTCTACATGCGTATTGCGCCTGAGCTTTACCTCAAGCGTCTGCTGGTCGGCGGATTTGAGAAGGTTTACGAAATCAACCGTAACTTCCGTAACGAAGGTATTTCTGTAAGGCATAACCCTGAATTCACTATGCTTGAATTCTACTGGGCATATGCCAACTTCGAAAACCTTATGGATCTGACCGAAGAAATGATTTCTTCTGTTTGTAAGGAAGTTAACGGCGATACTGTCATTGATTATCAGGATGAAAGGATCGATCTGACTCCCGGAGCGTGGCACCGTATGGCTTTCCACGAATCCCTTGAGAAAGTCGGTGGTGTTTCTCCTGAAGTCTACAATGACTACGATAAATGTAAGGAGCTTGTTAAAAAGCTCGGCGAAAAAGCAGTTGAAGGCGAAAAGCTCGGTAAATTGCAGGCCAAGCTCTTTGATGCTCTGGTTGAACCTAAGCTGATTCAGCCGCACTTCATTTATCACTATCCTACAGATATTTCCCCTCTTTCCAGAAGGAACGAGGAGAACCCGGATATTACCGACCGTTTTGAACTGTTTATTTACGGTCGTGAACTGGCGAACGCCTTTTCCGAACTCAACGACCCCGTTGATCAGCGCTGCCGTTTTATGGAGCAGGTTGCGGAGAAGGATGCCGGTGATGATGAAGCCCACAACATGGACGAGGACTATGTCCGCGCTCTTGAATACGGTATGCCTCCGGCTGCAGGTCAGGGTATCGGGATTGACCGTCTGGTCATGCTTTTGACCGACAGTGCTTCCATCAGGGAAGTTATCCTGTTCCCGCTGCTTAGAACCGAAGGTGCTTCCGGCAATGGTGGCTCATGA
- a CDS encoding substrate-binding periplasmic protein produces MEINKMIVSLAVSLGLLFSALLPASANETVNVATVLYPPLVFEDAEPKFGKGMLRDIVTEAFAAEGLSAQYDLLPMSRNVWSIVKRVQDCCLGSMEWFRQSGLEDKVEAVDNIQLNFVGFYQVKRFPEGVAFNRLAELNKYSFGNVRGSSSQRVLDEAGLETDLASDIRINFLKLNAGRFDFAVAFRVTGEYLIWELFPEKAPEFSFTTKAIEQMKLSVIFQKRNRKLKRTFIKGLEKIARDGTYYSILKRYHVNGIVPEDIIPKNLRAVVKK; encoded by the coding sequence ATGGAAATTAATAAAATGATTGTCAGTTTGGCCGTAAGTCTGGGCTTGCTGTTCTCTGCGCTTTTGCCTGCTTCTGCCAACGAAACTGTCAATGTGGCAACTGTATTGTATCCTCCTTTAGTTTTTGAGGATGCAGAGCCAAAGTTTGGAAAAGGAATGCTCAGGGATATTGTCACTGAGGCTTTTGCGGCTGAAGGGCTTTCTGCTCAGTATGACCTCCTGCCTATGTCTAGAAATGTCTGGTCGATTGTAAAAAGGGTGCAAGATTGCTGTTTGGGGTCCATGGAATGGTTCAGGCAGAGTGGACTCGAAGATAAGGTTGAAGCTGTAGATAATATCCAGCTAAATTTTGTGGGTTTTTATCAAGTTAAGCGATTTCCTGAAGGGGTTGCGTTTAATCGGCTTGCGGAGCTTAATAAGTATTCTTTCGGCAATGTCCGTGGAAGCAGTAGTCAGAGAGTTTTGGACGAGGCTGGATTAGAGACTGATCTGGCCTCTGATATCAGAATCAATTTTTTAAAATTGAATGCAGGGCGGTTTGATTTTGCCGTAGCTTTCCGTGTTACCGGAGAATACTTAATCTGGGAGTTGTTTCCCGAAAAAGCTCCGGAGTTCAGTTTTACGACTAAGGCTATTGAGCAGATGAAGCTTTCAGTTATATTTCAAAAGAGAAACAGGAAGTTGAAAAGAACGTTTATAAAAGGATTGGAGAAAATTGCCCGAGATGGAACATATTATTCAATTCTAAAAAGATATCATGTGAACGGTATTGTTCCTGAAGATATTATACCGAAAAATCTGAGGGCCGTTGTGAAAAAGTAG
- a CDS encoding cereblon family protein produces MQIIDIPSPCSFLKSTPPGTNSGIEVDDKDELHESEKKTITCRECGARITDSSFSTKINDNHEHSFFNPHGYVFQIRCFSAATGCATSGPPSDDFTWFAGYTWQISACSKCRVHLGWRFQSNTNSFYGLIKDKIKE; encoded by the coding sequence ATGCAAATAATCGACATTCCCAGCCCCTGCTCTTTTCTGAAATCAACTCCTCCCGGCACAAATTCCGGCATCGAGGTTGATGATAAAGACGAACTGCATGAATCTGAAAAGAAAACCATCACCTGCCGTGAATGCGGGGCAAGAATCACAGACAGTTCATTTTCAACCAAGATCAACGACAACCATGAGCATTCTTTTTTCAATCCTCATGGATATGTATTTCAAATACGGTGCTTTTCTGCTGCTACGGGCTGCGCCACATCCGGACCACCATCCGATGATTTTACTTGGTTCGCAGGGTATACGTGGCAGATAAGCGCATGCTCTAAATGCAGGGTACACCTTGGCTGGCGCTTTCAATCGAACACAAACTCATTTTACGGCCTGATTAAAGATAAAATTAAAGAATAA
- the pyk gene encoding pyruvate kinase — MRTKVVATLGPGSSNVETITKMVQNGVRILRLNFSHSDAESFKPVIAMIRQVEKELSIPLTIMGDLCGPKIRVGVIENAPLDIDSRAYVYLGLPDVADKAKDLPFIPLDQPELLQGLEDGMEVSLSDGMLQFFVTETLEKDRLYKLQAQNAGLLASKKGITFPGKHIALPAFTEKDKVDLAGCIEIGVDAIAMSFVQTAQDVQDVLDAMNKHGVVLPIIAKIERQNAVENIESILELASGIMVARGDLGLECKLSTVPVIQKKLIRAARHAQKPVIVATQMMLSMVKNPIPTRAEANDVANAIMDGADCCMLSEETAIGAYPAEAVGYIKEIAEGTEPYYLERIKGPYKPADELVSNPVKYLSYSACLLAQDIDSPAIICHSSSGSSARIVCSRRPAQPVYCLTPDKSVPAYLNFFWGISPIITESKLTNHRDRLVEFLEANDKFEKGEGYILVSGQPTPGQTMPKTNEVKLYYK, encoded by the coding sequence ATGAGAACCAAAGTTGTTGCCACTCTCGGCCCGGGATCAAGTAATGTGGAAACCATTACCAAAATGGTCCAGAACGGTGTCAGAATCCTCCGTTTGAACTTTTCTCATTCTGACGCAGAGAGCTTTAAGCCCGTTATTGCTATGATTCGTCAGGTTGAAAAGGAGCTTTCCATTCCTCTTACTATTATGGGGGATCTTTGTGGACCCAAGATCAGGGTGGGTGTTATTGAGAATGCACCCCTTGATATTGACTCCCGTGCTTACGTCTATCTGGGGCTTCCGGATGTCGCTGACAAGGCAAAAGATTTGCCTTTTATTCCTCTCGATCAGCCCGAATTGCTCCAGGGTCTCGAAGACGGAATGGAAGTTTCGCTCAGTGACGGAATGCTTCAGTTTTTCGTAACCGAAACTCTTGAGAAAGATAGGCTGTACAAACTTCAGGCTCAGAATGCCGGTCTGCTTGCATCCAAAAAGGGTATCACTTTCCCCGGTAAGCATATCGCACTTCCCGCTTTTACTGAAAAAGATAAAGTTGACCTGGCCGGTTGTATCGAAATTGGTGTTGATGCAATTGCCATGTCTTTTGTCCAGACAGCGCAGGACGTTCAAGATGTCCTGGATGCGATGAATAAGCATGGTGTGGTGCTTCCCATTATCGCTAAGATTGAACGCCAGAACGCTGTTGAAAATATTGAATCCATTCTCGAGCTTGCCAGCGGTATCATGGTTGCCCGCGGTGACCTCGGCCTTGAGTGTAAACTCTCCACTGTTCCTGTTATCCAGAAAAAGCTTATCCGCGCAGCACGTCATGCTCAGAAGCCTGTTATCGTTGCAACCCAGATGATGCTTTCAATGGTTAAGAACCCGATCCCCACCCGTGCGGAAGCAAACGATGTAGCCAACGCAATTATGGACGGTGCTGACTGCTGTATGCTTTCCGAAGAGACTGCAATCGGCGCGTATCCTGCTGAAGCTGTCGGTTACATTAAAGAGATCGCAGAAGGTACTGAACCATATTACCTCGAGCGTATCAAGGGACCCTATAAGCCTGCTGATGAGCTTGTTTCCAATCCTGTTAAATATTTGAGCTATTCAGCTTGTCTGCTTGCTCAGGATATCGACAGTCCTGCTATCATCTGCCACTCCTCAAGCGGCTCTTCCGCAAGGATTGTTTGTAGCCGCAGACCTGCTCAGCCTGTGTACTGCCTGACCCCCGACAAAAGCGTTCCCGCATATCTCAACTTTTTCTGGGGTATTTCTCCTATTATTACTGAATCCAAACTCACCAACCACAGAGACCGTCTTGTGGAATTTCTTGAAGCCAATGATAAGTTTGAAAAAGGCGAGGGATACATTCTTGTTTCCGGTCAGCCAACTCCGGGGCAGACCATGCCCAAGACCAACGAAGTTAAGCTTTACTACAAGTAA
- a CDS encoding OmpH family outer membrane protein: MFKNMLKLALIIAMAAFIAGCQQQASSGGKVGFVDTNKVFKECKAGTEGMEYLKKSSEEFQAKFTEMQKTLAGNQTEENTRKFQEALGEYQNKMGAEQNRIVEALQNGFTKAVDDYRQANGYSAILSTESAISYDKSADISDKIIESMNKMDIKIKPE; encoded by the coding sequence ATGTTTAAGAACATGCTGAAATTAGCTTTGATCATTGCCATGGCAGCATTTATTGCCGGATGTCAGCAACAGGCATCTTCCGGCGGAAAAGTCGGATTTGTCGACACCAATAAGGTTTTCAAAGAATGTAAAGCCGGTACTGAGGGCATGGAATACCTCAAAAAATCAAGCGAAGAATTTCAGGCAAAATTTACTGAAATGCAGAAAACTCTCGCCGGGAACCAGACCGAAGAAAACACCCGCAAGTTCCAGGAAGCTCTTGGCGAATACCAGAACAAAATGGGCGCAGAGCAGAATCGCATTGTAGAAGCCCTGCAGAACGGATTCACCAAAGCTGTTGACGACTACCGTCAGGCTAACGGCTATTCCGCAATTCTCTCTACCGAATCTGCTATCAGCTACGACAAGTCCGCTGACATCAGCGACAAGATCATCGAATCAATGAACAAAATGGACATTAAAATCAAGCCCGAATAA
- a CDS encoding Na/Pi cotransporter family protein — translation MSLALFGNLFGGLGLFLIGMRLMTTGLKQAAGKSLRKILGQWTKSPGRGLFSGFMITALVQSSSAVTVAVIGFVNAGLITLSQSIGVIYGSNIGTTVTGWIVAAVGFSVNLKAFALPVIALGAILRLTGPTSRRAFFGDAFAGFGLFLMGISTLQMAFKGIESSIDLSVFASMGALSIPIFIGIGLMLTLLMQSSSAAMALVLTATVSGLMDLNQGAAAVIGTNIGTTSTAALSVIGATINAKKVATGHIIFNIITALAALIMLPVLIKSILFCMDIMNLSHEPAVVLALFHTAFNFLGVLILWPFTDKLVSFIEKRFASLEDDRGRPKYLDNNVIGTPALALDALTLEMERIGQLTRRIVRKGLNSDFGYGALPTDKAAQDSLIEAARSFCAKLQSRPLTEQQGQQVATALRVLQYFRTAGALCASLEKKRLKPALELLGPDADMVTVFRNSCIGVLNVAENPCSEEFCKIDNMIHDMLSAYHDLKAKLLSAGGTGNIPVPEMVEQLELFSKVRRIARQAAKGAVYLAAMRPDSGVCCQTNTVKFAWNRHW, via the coding sequence ATGAGTTTAGCATTATTTGGAAATCTGTTCGGCGGACTTGGTCTTTTTTTAATCGGAATGCGGTTGATGACCACTGGCTTGAAACAAGCTGCGGGCAAATCGTTACGAAAAATTCTTGGACAGTGGACCAAAAGTCCGGGAAGGGGATTATTTTCCGGATTCATGATTACTGCACTGGTGCAATCTTCCAGCGCAGTGACTGTTGCCGTCATAGGCTTTGTGAATGCTGGACTCATCACTCTTTCACAATCCATCGGGGTAATTTACGGTAGTAATATTGGAACTACAGTCACCGGCTGGATTGTTGCTGCTGTCGGATTCAGCGTCAACCTGAAAGCCTTTGCCCTGCCTGTTATCGCCCTCGGTGCAATTCTACGTTTAACAGGCCCTACATCACGACGCGCTTTTTTCGGAGACGCATTTGCGGGATTCGGCCTGTTCCTCATGGGAATTTCCACCCTGCAAATGGCCTTCAAAGGCATTGAATCATCCATCGACCTTTCAGTATTTGCCTCCATGGGAGCTCTCTCCATCCCGATATTTATCGGCATAGGCTTAATGCTTACATTACTCATGCAGAGCTCCAGCGCGGCAATGGCCCTTGTACTCACAGCCACAGTAAGTGGACTGATGGATCTCAATCAGGGAGCCGCCGCTGTTATCGGTACCAACATAGGTACGACTTCCACTGCCGCCCTTTCTGTTATCGGTGCTACCATCAATGCGAAAAAAGTAGCTACCGGGCATATCATCTTTAATATAATTACTGCCCTTGCAGCTCTTATCATGCTCCCGGTACTCATAAAATCCATCCTCTTCTGCATGGATATTATGAACTTATCGCACGAACCGGCTGTTGTTCTGGCCCTGTTCCATACTGCGTTCAACTTTTTGGGAGTCCTGATTCTCTGGCCTTTCACGGACAAGCTTGTTTCATTTATTGAAAAAAGGTTCGCTTCTCTGGAAGACGACCGGGGACGCCCCAAATATCTGGACAACAACGTTATCGGTACCCCTGCCCTGGCCCTTGATGCCCTGACCCTTGAAATGGAAAGAATAGGTCAGCTTACCCGCAGAATTGTGCGTAAAGGACTAAACTCCGATTTTGGATACGGTGCACTCCCTACAGATAAAGCTGCACAGGACAGCCTTATTGAGGCCGCCCGCTCTTTCTGCGCCAAACTGCAATCCCGTCCCCTTACTGAACAACAGGGGCAACAAGTAGCAACAGCACTGCGAGTACTGCAATATTTCCGCACTGCCGGAGCTCTTTGCGCCTCTTTGGAAAAGAAAAGACTCAAGCCTGCCCTTGAATTACTCGGCCCGGATGCTGACATGGTTACGGTCTTCCGCAACTCCTGCATCGGCGTCTTAAATGTTGCAGAAAATCCATGTTCTGAAGAATTTTGTAAAATCGACAACATGATACATGACATGTTATCAGCATACCACGACCTGAAAGCAAAGCTGCTTTCTGCCGGTGGAACAGGCAATATCCCGGTCCCCGAAATGGTTGAACAGCTTGAACTTTTCTCAAAAGTACGACGCATAGCAAGGCAGGCAGCCAAAGGCGCAGTATACCTTGCAGCCATGAGGCCAGACTCCGGCGTATGCTGCCAGACCAATACAGTTAAATTTGCATGGAACCGCCATTGGTAA
- a CDS encoding PAS domain-containing sensor histidine kinase, whose product MKRRSKPNSNENVRNKLIGLGETSMRKSYYPELRERINELERFRALVENANDALFVLDAFSWSFADVNKTALKKTGYDRDELLDSPPELVFPEDTCFLLHEVLIDDDIYSSWDKEDVSMTDLLGRGGTRIPVEMTLRVHFVGGRLYIVMVARDVRRRLADQRELQRTRNYLGNVIDSMHSILVGVDENSNVVLWNDYAHKETGRAAEDAEGNFVYEMMPELRRFEHLISATIRGEVDGGTEIFHMDRDGCNVFHEIVVFPFKGDEAGVVIRVDDITARTRMEEVMVQTEKMMTVGGLAAGMAHEINNPLGGILQGIQNIQRRISGHLPKNHATADELGIPFKAIHDYCEKRGILAKLESVREMGERSARIVSNMLQFSRQSGGERVCSDIEQIVETAIELSFSGYDFYSKSGGGGLEIVKEFDNSLPQLLCSPSEIEQVLINLLKNSVQAILADQGRGADDIARITIRLRKEPGFIRLEIEDNGPGMSPETRKKALEPFFTTKPVGEGTGLGLFVSYFIITQKHSGTFEIETSPGEGMKIIIRVPAEC is encoded by the coding sequence ATGAAGCGGCGCTCTAAACCGAACTCCAACGAAAATGTTCGCAACAAGCTCATCGGGCTTGGCGAAACATCAATGCGCAAAAGCTATTATCCGGAACTTCGGGAAAGGATTAATGAGCTGGAGCGTTTCAGGGCTTTGGTGGAAAATGCCAATGATGCCCTGTTCGTGCTTGATGCATTTTCGTGGAGTTTTGCTGACGTAAATAAAACCGCTTTAAAGAAAACCGGTTACGATAGGGATGAATTGTTGGACAGCCCGCCGGAGTTAGTCTTCCCCGAGGATACCTGCTTCCTGCTGCATGAAGTTCTGATTGATGATGACATCTATTCTTCATGGGACAAGGAAGATGTCTCCATGACAGATCTGCTGGGTAGGGGAGGAACACGTATTCCGGTTGAGATGACGCTTCGGGTGCATTTTGTGGGCGGCAGGCTGTATATCGTTATGGTCGCCCGTGACGTACGGCGTAGACTGGCTGATCAAAGGGAATTGCAGCGGACCCGAAATTATCTTGGTAATGTTATCGATTCTATGCATTCCATACTGGTTGGAGTGGATGAAAATTCAAATGTAGTGCTTTGGAATGACTATGCACACAAGGAAACCGGTCGGGCTGCCGAGGACGCGGAAGGAAATTTTGTTTATGAAATGATGCCGGAATTAAGACGGTTTGAGCATTTGATTTCGGCAACCATCCGAGGAGAAGTCGACGGTGGTACTGAAATTTTTCATATGGATAGGGACGGATGTAATGTTTTTCATGAAATAGTTGTTTTTCCGTTCAAAGGAGATGAAGCCGGGGTTGTTATCCGTGTTGATGATATAACTGCCCGGACCCGTATGGAAGAGGTCATGGTGCAAACCGAGAAGATGATGACTGTTGGCGGGCTTGCGGCTGGCATGGCTCATGAGATCAATAATCCGCTCGGTGGCATTCTTCAGGGAATTCAGAATATTCAGCGCAGGATTTCAGGCCATCTTCCCAAAAATCATGCTACGGCAGATGAGTTGGGGATTCCTTTTAAGGCTATTCACGACTATTGCGAGAAAAGAGGGATTCTTGCCAAGCTTGAATCAGTCAGGGAGATGGGCGAACGTTCTGCCCGTATTGTTTCCAATATGCTCCAATTCAGCCGACAGTCAGGCGGCGAAAGGGTTTGTTCCGATATTGAACAGATCGTTGAAACAGCAATAGAGCTTTCTTTCAGCGGCTATGACTTTTACAGCAAGTCCGGTGGGGGAGGTTTGGAAATAGTCAAGGAATTCGATAACTCCTTACCTCAACTTTTATGTTCTCCGTCTGAGATAGAGCAGGTCCTTATTAATCTGCTCAAGAATTCCGTGCAGGCTATTCTTGCTGATCAGGGCAGGGGAGCAGATGATATCGCCCGTATTACTATACGGTTAAGAAAAGAGCCCGGCTTCATTCGTCTTGAAATTGAAGACAATGGTCCCGGAATGAGTCCTGAAACACGCAAGAAGGCCTTGGAGCCTTTTTTCACCACCAAACCGGTCGGTGAAGGGACAGGTTTGGGGCTCTTTGTTTCCTACTTCATCATTACGCAGAAACATAGCGGGACTTTTGAAATTGAAACCAGCCCGGGTGAAGGGATGAAGATCATTATCAGAGTTCCCGCAGAGTGTTAG
- the ercA gene encoding alcohol dehydrogenase-like regulatory protein ErcA — MKEVLAMRKFVAPELVFGVGSSKLAGQYAENFGVSRALIVTDNGIVKCSWVRTVEKSLNDAGIETFIFSDVSENPRDVEVMRGAEFYLENRCDCIIAVGGGSPMDCAKGIGIVTTNNSHILNFEGVDMVDVPGPPLICIPSTAGSSADVSQFAIITDTERDVKISIVSKAMVPDAALIDPELTSTMDAQLTAATGMDALTHAIEAYVSNANSALTDLLALDAIEQVSNNLAAVIKDPGNLELRGKVMLGSMEAGLAFSNAILGAVHAMAHSLGGHLDLPHGECNSILLPYVIRVNFPYVVERYSRIAEKMGVSVAGKTDEQICNELEKAIMALSKAAGIDMSLGDLGLTREEIPKLAEMALKDACMVTNPIELSQEDVEKIYEAAL; from the coding sequence GTGAAAGAAGTCTTGGCGATGAGAAAATTTGTTGCTCCTGAACTTGTTTTTGGTGTGGGATCTTCCAAACTTGCCGGACAATATGCTGAAAATTTCGGAGTCTCCAGGGCTTTGATAGTTACTGATAACGGGATTGTTAAATGCAGCTGGGTTCGAACTGTAGAAAAGAGTTTAAACGATGCCGGAATAGAGACATTTATCTTCAGTGATGTTTCTGAAAATCCCCGTGATGTTGAAGTCATGCGCGGAGCTGAATTTTATCTTGAAAACAGATGTGACTGCATTATTGCCGTAGGCGGTGGCAGTCCGATGGATTGTGCTAAAGGCATTGGAATTGTTACCACAAATAATTCGCATATTTTGAATTTTGAGGGTGTGGACATGGTTGATGTTCCCGGCCCTCCTCTTATCTGCATCCCTTCTACTGCCGGAAGTTCTGCTGATGTTTCCCAATTCGCTATTATTACCGATACTGAACGTGATGTTAAAATCAGCATAGTAAGTAAAGCCATGGTCCCGGATGCAGCCCTGATTGATCCTGAACTTACATCAACAATGGATGCACAGTTGACTGCGGCTACGGGCATGGATGCATTGACCCACGCCATAGAAGCCTATGTTTCGAATGCTAATTCGGCTTTAACCGATCTGCTGGCTCTTGATGCAATTGAGCAGGTTTCGAATAATCTTGCTGCCGTTATAAAAGATCCCGGTAACCTTGAATTGCGGGGCAAGGTAATGCTTGGCAGTATGGAAGCCGGGCTTGCTTTTTCCAATGCAATTCTTGGTGCTGTGCACGCTATGGCTCATAGTCTTGGCGGGCATTTAGATTTGCCGCACGGTGAGTGCAACTCTATTTTACTTCCTTATGTGATCAGGGTTAATTTCCCGTATGTTGTTGAAAGATACTCCCGTATTGCGGAAAAAATGGGCGTATCTGTTGCCGGTAAAACAGATGAGCAAATTTGTAATGAACTTGAGAAGGCAATTATGGCCTTAAGCAAGGCTGCGGGCATAGATATGTCTCTTGGTGATTTGGGACTTACCCGTGAAGAGATTCCTAAATTGGCTGAAATGGCGCTGAAAGATGCTTGTATGGTCACTAATCCGATTGAACTTAGTCAGGAAGATGTAGAGAAAATTTATGAAGCGGCGCTCTAA
- a CDS encoding DUF4301 family protein, with translation MVTENDLREIENGLIDIIGEGISASALAEQIERFKTGFAPTKLERACTLNDGIYRIKPEEKEELLDCFEEAADEGRFTKFVPASGAATRMFKHLLAKLNDEELSDKDADMVQDFMDLLPVLPFYSDLQKVMMEDNANLEDAYANQDYAQILEYLLTEKGLNYAAMPKGLIPFHNYEGGYRTPFEEHIAEAAAHIKDRRGKAKLHFTVSPIHEQTIRDHVAKAVENYPDCRFDINFSQQCRKSDTVAVDMDNEVFRTDDGKILFRPAGHGALLDNLHKLRGDLVYLKNIDNVVPDSMKGDTLEYKKIIGGLLVKLQDQIFECLNMLENHNCSEFEVAAVAIFAVSHLSMQLPDNFGQMSLEDKITMLRVRLSKPVRVCGMVKNEGEPGGGPFWVDGPDGFISPQIVEKSQVDMDDPEQAAIVQTATHFNPVDLVCGMRSHRGEWYALKNFTDPETGFISHKSKDGRRLKAMELPGLWNGSMADWITVFVEVPLSTFSPVKTVNDLLKEEHRS, from the coding sequence ATGGTAACTGAAAATGATCTCCGCGAAATTGAGAATGGTTTAATTGATATTATTGGTGAAGGAATTTCCGCATCCGCACTGGCTGAGCAGATTGAACGATTCAAGACGGGGTTTGCGCCGACAAAACTCGAACGGGCCTGTACTTTAAACGATGGAATTTATCGGATTAAGCCCGAAGAAAAAGAAGAATTATTGGATTGTTTCGAAGAAGCTGCCGATGAAGGCAGGTTTACCAAGTTTGTTCCGGCTTCAGGAGCGGCAACCCGCATGTTTAAGCATTTGTTGGCAAAGCTGAATGATGAAGAGCTTTCCGATAAAGATGCAGATATGGTTCAGGATTTTATGGACCTGCTTCCCGTGCTTCCGTTTTATTCTGATTTGCAGAAGGTCATGATGGAAGATAACGCAAATCTTGAAGATGCATATGCGAATCAGGATTATGCACAGATTCTTGAATACCTGCTCACTGAAAAGGGCTTGAACTACGCGGCTATGCCTAAAGGATTGATTCCTTTCCATAATTACGAAGGCGGCTACCGTACTCCTTTTGAAGAACATATTGCTGAGGCTGCTGCCCATATTAAAGATCGTCGTGGTAAGGCTAAGCTGCATTTTACTGTTTCACCGATCCATGAACAGACCATTCGTGATCATGTTGCCAAGGCTGTCGAAAATTATCCTGATTGCCGTTTTGATATTAACTTTTCTCAGCAGTGCCGGAAGAGCGATACTGTTGCTGTAGATATGGATAATGAGGTGTTCCGCACTGATGATGGAAAGATTTTATTCCGTCCTGCCGGGCATGGAGCCTTATTGGATAACCTCCACAAGCTGCGCGGCGACCTCGTCTATCTGAAGAATATCGATAATGTCGTCCCTGACAGCATGAAGGGTGATACCCTTGAGTATAAGAAGATAATCGGCGGGTTGCTGGTAAAGTTGCAGGACCAGATTTTTGAATGCCTGAATATGCTTGAGAATCATAACTGCAGTGAATTTGAAGTCGCAGCGGTAGCGATATTTGCTGTTTCCCACCTTTCCATGCAGTTGCCGGATAATTTCGGTCAGATGAGTCTTGAAGATAAGATTACCATGCTGCGGGTTCGTTTATCCAAGCCTGTACGTGTCTGCGGGATGGTTAAGAATGAAGGCGAACCGGGCGGCGGACCTTTCTGGGTAGACGGTCCTGACGGCTTTATTTCTCCGCAGATTGTTGAGAAGAGTCAGGTGGATATGGATGACCCCGAACAGGCGGCGATTGTGCAGACTGCAACTCATTTTAACCCTGTTGATCTGGTTTGCGGTATGAGAAGTCATCGCGGTGAGTGGTATGCCTTGAAGAATTTTACTGATCCCGAAACCGGATTCATCTCACACAAGTCCAAGGATGGCCGCAGGCTCAAGGCAATGGAACTTCCCGGGCTTTGGAACGGCTCTATGGCAGATTGGATTACCGTATTTGTGGAAGTCCCGTTGAGTACTTTTTCTCCGGTCAAGACTGTAAACGACCTTTTAAAGGAAGAGCATCGTAGTTAA